A region from the Brassica napus cultivar Da-Ae chromosome C8, Da-Ae, whole genome shotgun sequence genome encodes:
- the LOC106414007 gene encoding uncharacterized protein LOC106414007 isoform X2 produces MFLFPETVTGRFSANEEKALRLDGSDMGGKILQIKSYPFHETYLNHALDPMKGVLKYQHTAKVTGYDNSLSLDAVQKEIEEYFSACGSFVYPHKTSARTTKIKSYIYLNGQEAVDKALERSGGLNLVVTKVEPIPKTPEKSGYIPPRIYARFKEQIDDPKLYFIIDPKSETSDREIRRRRKRLRPGREIRRRGVRLRREIRRRRARPRREIRRRRARPRREIRRRREIRRE; encoded by the exons ATGTTTCTATTCCCAGAAACAGTGACTGGACGATTCTCTGCCA atgaagaaaaggCGTTGAGGCTTGATGGAAGTGACATGGGAGGCAAGATTTTGCAAATCAAGTCTTACCCGTTTCACGAAACTTACCTTAATCATGCCTTGGACCCGATGAAAGGAGTCCTTAAGTACCAACACac GGCCAAGGTTACGGGATATGACAATTCCCTTTCTCTCGATGCTGTCCAGAAGGAGATAGAAGAATATTTCTCTGCATGTGGTTCTTTTGTTTACCCCCACAAAACCTCTGCTCGTACTACCAAAAT CAAATCTTATATTTATCTCAATGGTCAAGAGGCTGTAGACAAGGCTCTGGAACGTAGTGGAGGCTTGAATCTTGTAGTTACTAAGGTTGAGCCAATTCCAAAAACCCCAGAGAAGTCTGGCTACATTCCCCCAC GTATCTACGCTCGCTTCAAGGAGCAGATAGATGATCCTAAACTATATTTCATTATTGATCCTAAGAGTGAGACTTCGGATAGggaaatcagaagaagaagaaaaagactaAGACCAGGGAGGGAAATCAGAAGAAGAGGAGTGAGACTACGGAGggaaatcagaagaagaagggCAAGACCAAGGAGggaaatcagaagaagaagagcaagaccaaggagagaaATCAGAAGGAGGAGGGAAATCAGAAGGGAGTAG
- the LOC106414007 gene encoding uncharacterized protein LOC106414007 isoform X1, whose product MFLFPETVTGRFSASLWLPPFPQINCCLTIYLTCLLLFYIYAFVYFNDEDEEKALRLDGSDMGGKILQIKSYPFHETYLNHALDPMKGVLKYQHTAKVTGYDNSLSLDAVQKEIEEYFSACGSFVYPHKTSARTTKIKSYIYLNGQEAVDKALERSGGLNLVVTKVEPIPKTPEKSGYIPPRIYARFKEQIDDPKLYFIIDPKSETSDREIRRRRKRLRPGREIRRRGVRLRREIRRRRARPRREIRRRRARPRREIRRRREIRRE is encoded by the exons ATGTTTCTATTCCCAGAAACAGTGACTGGACGATTCTCTGCCAGTTTGTGGCTTCCCCCTTTCCCTCAAATTAACTGCTGCTTAACTATATACTTAACTTGTTTGCTTTTGTTTTACATATACGCCTtcgtttattttaatgatgaagatgaagaaaaggCGTTGAGGCTTGATGGAAGTGACATGGGAGGCAAGATTTTGCAAATCAAGTCTTACCCGTTTCACGAAACTTACCTTAATCATGCCTTGGACCCGATGAAAGGAGTCCTTAAGTACCAACACac GGCCAAGGTTACGGGATATGACAATTCCCTTTCTCTCGATGCTGTCCAGAAGGAGATAGAAGAATATTTCTCTGCATGTGGTTCTTTTGTTTACCCCCACAAAACCTCTGCTCGTACTACCAAAAT CAAATCTTATATTTATCTCAATGGTCAAGAGGCTGTAGACAAGGCTCTGGAACGTAGTGGAGGCTTGAATCTTGTAGTTACTAAGGTTGAGCCAATTCCAAAAACCCCAGAGAAGTCTGGCTACATTCCCCCAC GTATCTACGCTCGCTTCAAGGAGCAGATAGATGATCCTAAACTATATTTCATTATTGATCCTAAGAGTGAGACTTCGGATAGggaaatcagaagaagaagaaaaagactaAGACCAGGGAGGGAAATCAGAAGAAGAGGAGTGAGACTACGGAGggaaatcagaagaagaagggCAAGACCAAGGAGggaaatcagaagaagaagagcaagaccaaggagagaaATCAGAAGGAGGAGGGAAATCAGAAGGGAGTAG
- the LOC106414007 gene encoding uncharacterized protein LOC106414007 isoform X3 yields the protein MGGKILQIKSYPFHETYLNHALDPMKGVLKYQHTAKVTGYDNSLSLDAVQKEIEEYFSACGSFVYPHKTSARTTKIKSYIYLNGQEAVDKALERSGGLNLVVTKVEPIPKTPEKSGYIPPRIYARFKEQIDDPKLYFIIDPKSETSDREIRRRRKRLRPGREIRRRGVRLRREIRRRRARPRREIRRRRARPRREIRRRREIRRE from the exons ATGGGAGGCAAGATTTTGCAAATCAAGTCTTACCCGTTTCACGAAACTTACCTTAATCATGCCTTGGACCCGATGAAAGGAGTCCTTAAGTACCAACACac GGCCAAGGTTACGGGATATGACAATTCCCTTTCTCTCGATGCTGTCCAGAAGGAGATAGAAGAATATTTCTCTGCATGTGGTTCTTTTGTTTACCCCCACAAAACCTCTGCTCGTACTACCAAAAT CAAATCTTATATTTATCTCAATGGTCAAGAGGCTGTAGACAAGGCTCTGGAACGTAGTGGAGGCTTGAATCTTGTAGTTACTAAGGTTGAGCCAATTCCAAAAACCCCAGAGAAGTCTGGCTACATTCCCCCAC GTATCTACGCTCGCTTCAAGGAGCAGATAGATGATCCTAAACTATATTTCATTATTGATCCTAAGAGTGAGACTTCGGATAGggaaatcagaagaagaagaaaaagactaAGACCAGGGAGGGAAATCAGAAGAAGAGGAGTGAGACTACGGAGggaaatcagaagaagaagggCAAGACCAAGGAGggaaatcagaagaagaagagcaagaccaaggagagaaATCAGAAGGAGGAGGGAAATCAGAAGGGAGTAG
- the LOC106414092 gene encoding uncharacterized protein LOC106414092: MMMNSCGLQQNSEMRRDTVVCPKPRRVGVLNNHHLARSLRWQVSQQMDLCESNSRGKIFDFILANGNGYEQDPKMTSSPPLFFTGSPPTRVSNPLTKDLLFRDELLVVAPPPSTPRATKPPPPSSPRNGGGCVRVSTNFGNNPTVRVVGFNCLDRDRRSSVPTLA, encoded by the exons atgatgatgaacagCTGTGGACTCCAGCAAAACTCCGAGATGAGGAGAGACACCGTTGTTTGCCCTAAACCACGCCGTGTCGGTGTACTCAACAACCATCACCTTGCTCGATCTCTTCGATGGCAAGTCAG TCAGCAGATGGATCTATGCGAATCGAATTCACGAGGCAAGATATTTGATTTCATCCTCGCTAAT GGTAATGGTTATGAACAAGACCCGAAGATGACGTCATCGCCGCCGCTGTTCTTTACAGGGTCGCCGCCGACTAGAGTTTCTAACCCTTTAACAAAAGACTTACTCTTTCGGGACGAGCTTCTCGTGGTGGCTCCTCCTCCGTCCACTCCACGAGCAACCAAGCCACCACCGCCGTCGTCTCCAAGGAACGGTGGTGGATGTGTTCGGGTGAGTACTAACTTCGGGAACAATCCTACGGTTCGAGTCGTTGGATTCAACTGCCTTGACAGGGACAGACGCAGCAGCGTTCCGACTCTTGCATAA
- the LOC125591309 gene encoding uncharacterized protein LOC125591309, with translation MHESANKGLESKDSDAEIRESSISRIAVKGYDTSLRREDVDGALREHFASCGNIIHVHVPIDESSGTLCSYALIYVNEEDEEKALSLDGSDMGGRILKIQSYAFHQNHLNEVLDQMKEGELYQPQHTILVTCDDISLRIDVIKTELEKYFSAIGSLVYPDVTASGAIKTLADVYVLGQEGVEKALESSGPSVGGLNFVVTEVVPLPKITPKTGYIHPHNFTIMARKLIENQKKTETTAGNQQKKKSKTTERNQKKKNKKKEKKSKTREAYQMKKKSETREGNQKMKGVEISF, from the exons ATGCATGAATCCGCGAACAAA GGTCTGGAATCGAAGGATAGTGATGCAGAGATTCGAGAAAGCAG CATTAGCAGGATTGCGGTCAAGGGATACGACACCTCTCTTCGTAGGGAAGATGTCGATGGTGCTTTGAGAGAACACTTCGCTTCATGTGGAAACATAATACATGTGCATGTTCCCATAGACGAGAGTAGTGGTACCCTCTGCAG tTATGCCTTAATTTATgttaatgaagaagatgaagaaaaggCGCTGAGCCTTGATGGAAGTGACATGGGAGGACGGATTCTAAAAATTCAGTCTTACGCGTTTCACCAAAATCACCTTAATGAGGTCTTGGACCAGATGAAAGAAGGCGAACTCTATCAGCCACAACACAC GATACTGGTTACGTGTGATGACATTTCCCTTCGTATCGATGTTATCAAGACGGAGCTAGAGAAATATTTCTCTGCAATCGGCTCTCTTGTTTACCCAGACGTAACCGCATCTGGTGCCATCAAAAc CCTAGCCGACGTTTATGTCCTTGGACAAGAGGGTGTAGAAAAGGCGCTGGAAAGTAGTGGACCTTCTGTAGGAGGTTTGAATTTTGTAGTTACTGAGGTTGTTCCACTTCCAAAGATAACACCCAAGACTGGCTACATTCACCCAC atAACTTTACTATCATGGCTAGGAAGCTGATAGAAAATCAGAAGAAGACTGAGACTACGGCGGGAAATCAGCAGAAGAAAAAGAGCAAGACTACAGAGagaaatcagaagaagaagaataagaagaaggagaagaagagcaagaccAGGGAGGCATaccagatgaagaagaagagtgagacTAGGGAGGGAAATCAGAAGATGAAGGGAGTAGAAATCTCTTTCTGA
- the LOC106413599 gene encoding ADP-ribosylation factor GTPase-activating protein AGD7-like: MRRNQSASDFRESGGRGAPAKSKSSKDIYSRSQLEASAANKESFFAKRMAENESKPEGLPPSQGGKYVGFGSSHGPAPRSNYQGGGGDVFSVMSEGFGRLSLVAASAANVVQTGTMEFTSKVKEGGLDHTVSETVNVVASKTTEIRQRTWGIMKGVMAIASQMVEEFTKEEASTWNQQNTNEGNGYYQNKGATTNMASKDPNHEQPTPLSIESKATQDQFFGKCRFSSLHMITLRR, from the exons ATGAGGAGGAACCAGTCGGCGAGTGATTTTAGAGAATCGGGAGGTCGCGGTGCTCCGGCGAAGTCGAAGTCTTCGAAGGATATTTATTCGAGGTCGCAACTTGAGGCTTCTGCTGCGAATAAAGAGAGTTTCTTTGCGAAGAGGATGGCTGAGAATGAGTCTAAGCCGGAGGGGCTTCCTCCTTCGCAGGGAGGTAAGTATGTGGGGTTTGGATCAAGCCATGGTCCTGCTCCCAGGAGTAATTATCAGGGTGGTGGTGGAGATGTTTTCTCTGTCATGTCTGAG GGATTTGGAAGATTGTCTCTTGTTGCCGCATCAGCTGCGAATGTTGTTCAGACAGGAACCATGGAGTTCACTTCCAAG GTCAAAGAAGGTGGTTTAGATCACACGGTGAGTGAGACTGTTAACGTTGTTGCGAGTAAGACAACAGAGATAAGACAGAGGACATGGGGGATCATGAAAGGAGTAATGGCAATTGCTTCACAAATGGTTGAAGAGTTCACTAAAGAAGAAGCATCGACCTGGAACCAACAGAATACAAACGAGGGCAACGGTTACTACCAGAACAAAGGAGCAACCACGAATATGGCGAGCAAGGATCCGAATCACGAGCAACCTACTCCTCTGAGTATCGAAAGCAAAGCCACTCAGGATCAATTCTTCGGTAAGTGTCGATTCTCTTCTCTGCATATGATTACGCTTAGACGATGA
- the LOC106413600 gene encoding uncharacterized protein LOC106413600, producing MHESANKGLESKDSDAEIRESSISRIAVEGYDTSLRREDVDGALREHFASCGNIIHVHVPIDESSGTLCRYALIYVNEEDEEKALSLDGSDMGGRILKIQSYAFHQNHLENFFDPMKEDKAYRIQHTILVTCDDISLRIDVIKTELEKYFSAIGSLVYRDVTESGAIKTLADVYVRGQEGVEKALERSGPSVGGLNFVVTEVVPLPKITPKTGYIYPHNFTIMARKQIENQKKTETTAGNQQKKKSKTTERNQKKKNKKKEKKSKTREAYQMKKKSETREGNQKMKGVEISF from the exons ATGCATGAATCCGCGAACAAA GGTCTGGAATCGAAGGATAGTGATGCAGAGATTCGAGAAAGCAG CATTAGCAGGATTGCGGTCGAGGGATACGACACCTCTCTTCGTAGGGAAGATGTCGATGGTGCTTTGAGAGAACACTTCGCTTCATGTGGAAACATAATACATGTGCATGTTCCCATAGACGAGAGTAGTGGTACCCTCTGCAG ATATGCCTTAATTTATgttaatgaagaagatgaagaaaaggCGCTGAGCCTTGATGGAAGTGACATGGGAGGACGGATTCTAAAAATTCAGTCTTACGCGTTTCACCAAAATCACCTTGAGAATTTCTTTGACCCGATGAAAGAAGACAAAGCCTATAGGATACAACACAC GATACTGGTTACGTGTGATGACATTTCCCTTCGTATCGATGTTATCAAGACGGAGCTAGAGAAATATTTCTCTGCAATCGGCTCTCTTGTTTACCGAGACGTAACCGAATCTGGTGCTATCAAAAc CCTAGCCGACGTTTATGTCCGTGGACAAGAGGGTGTAGAAAAGGCGCTGGAACGTAGTGGACCTTCTGTAGGAGGTTTGAATTTTGTAGTTACTGAGGTTGTTCCACTTCCAAAGATAACACCCAAGACTGGCTACATTTACCCAC atAACTTTACTATCATGGCTAGGAAGCAGATAGAAAATCAGAAGAAGACTGAGACTACGGCGGGAAATCAGCAGAAGAAAAAGAGCAAGACTACGGAGagaaatcagaagaagaagaataagaagaaggagaagaagagcaagaccAGGGAGGCATaccagatgaagaagaagagtgagacTAGGGAGGGAAATCAGAAGATGAAGGGAGTAGAAATCTCTTTCTGA
- the BNAC08G40450D gene encoding uncharacterized protein BNAC08G40450D, with protein MSSQRRQRRQAQRKRARERYRRMNTWRKQQPSFLCPVMSQKKSTCYAIAFVRQLEFHLKLHNRMPHDQHPSIQDFINLIPKHYLDADGELIVDAARVLSIFVKKGILLERDCPLTERIDGTVSEETKDCTRYYAKKVTKHMLHPGRSRMATQKKYELFHADLIEKLKGGVVAVGVSVYPSYSNLKHKQIYYPTKDELAGNTEHM; from the exons ATGAGCTCCCAACGAAGACAACGGAGACAGGCTCAGCGAAAGCGGGCTAGGGAACGCTATCGCAG GATGAACACTTGGAGAAAGCAGCAGCCTTCTTTTCTCTGCCCTGTGATGTCTCAGAAGAAATCAACATGTTATGCTATCGCTTTTGTAAGGCAATTAGAGTTTCACCTGAAGCTTCACAATCGAATGCCACATGATCAACATCCGTCTATCCAAGACTTCATCAATCTTATTCCCAAGCATTATCTAGATGCTGATGGGGAACTTATAGTAGACGCCGCTCGTGTTCTTTCTATCTTTGTAAAGAAAGGTATCCTCCTTGAGAGGGATTGTCCCTTGACCGAACGCATAGATGGTACCGTGTCTGAAGAGACT AAGGATTGTACTAGGTACTATGCTAAGAAAGTTACCAAGCACATGTTGCATCCTGGCCGAAGTAGAATGGCGACTCAAAAGAAGTATGAATTATTTCATGCCGACCTTATTGAAAAGTTGAAGGGTGGAGTTGTTGCTGTTGGCGTATCTGTTTATCCAAGCTACTCCAATCTGAAACATAAG CAAATTTATTATCCCACTAAGGATGAATTGGCTGGCAACACTGAACACATGTAA
- the LOC106414941 gene encoding methionine aminopeptidase 1B, chloroplastic-like isoform X1 codes for MASTVFLSTFSSAHLSSSFAGDYVASSRCFIGAPVASSSSLSLLSGKKNSYPFRKFHVSAKKVSGLEEAIRIRRMREAEATSKVKRNPPLRRGRVSPRLLVPDHIPKPPYAESGVLPDISPDFQIPSPEGLVKMRAACELAARVLNFAGTLVKPSVTTNEIDKAVHDMIVEAGAYPSPLGYGGFPKSVCTSVNECMCHGIPDSRQLQSGDIINIDVTVYLDGYHGDTSRTFFCGEVDEGFKRLVKVTEECLEKGIAVCKDGASFKKIGKRISEHAEKYGYNVVERFVGHGVGPVFHSEPLIYHYRNDEPGHMVEGQTFTIEPILTIGTTECVTWPDNWTTLTADGGVAAQFEHTILITWSGSEILTIC; via the exons ATGGCGTCTACAGTATTTCTATCCACTTTCTCGTCTGCTcacctctcttcttctttcgcCGGCGACTACGTAGCGTCGTCGAGGTGCTTTATCGGAGCTCCCGTCGCTTCCTCCTCTTCTCTATCGCTGCTCTCCG GTAAGAAGAACTCATATCCTTTTAGAAAGTTCCATGTCTCTGCCAAGAAAGTCTCTGGATTGGAAGAAGCCATTAGAATCAGAAG gatGAGAGAAGCTGAAGCTACTTCAAAGGTTAAGAGAAACCCACCGTTAAGACGAGGGAGAGTCTCACCTCGTCTTCTTGTCCCTGACCACATACCAAAGCCTCCTTACGCTGAGTCCGGCGTGTTACCTGATATCTCACCTGACTTCCAGATTCCTTCCCCTGAAGGCCTTGTCAAAATGAGAGCTGCTTGCGAGCTAGCTGCTCGGGTTCTAAACTTTGCAGGGACTTTGGTTAAA CCATCTGTTACGACTAATGAAATAGACAAAGCTGTGCATGATATGATTGTTGAAGCTGGTGCTTATCCTTCACCTCTTGGATACGGTGGTTTTCCTAAGAGTGTGTGTACTTCGGTTAACGAGTGTATGTGTCATGGGATACCTGATTCTCGCCAGCTTCAG AGTGGGGATATAATTAACATTGATGTTACGGTTTACTTGGAT GGTTACCATGGAGATACATCAAGAACTTTCTTCTGTGGAGAGGTTGACGAAGGTTTTAAACGACTTGTGAag GTTACGGAGGAATGCTTGGAGAAAGGTATAGCCGTGTGTAAAGATGGAGCAAGCTTCAAGAAAATAGGCAAGAGAATCAG TGAGCACGCAGAGAAGTACGGCTACAACGTCGTGGAGCGGTTTGTTGGGCATGGTGTTGGACCAGTGTTTCACTCTGAACCTCTCATTTATCATTACC GAAATGATGAGCCTGGACATATGGTTGAGGGACAAACTTTCACAATTG AACCGATTCTAACGATTGGAACCACGGAATGTGTAACATGGCCAGACAACTGGACTACTCTAACAGCTGATGGTGGTGTAGCAGCACAGTTTGAACATACAATTCTGATTACTTGGAGCGGTTCAGAGATTCTTACCATATGCTGA
- the LOC106414941 gene encoding methionine aminopeptidase 1B, chloroplastic-like isoform X2: protein MASTVFLSTFSSAHLSSSFAGDYVASSRCFIGAPVASSSSLSLLSGKKNSYPFRKFHVSAKKVSGLEEAIRIRRMREAEATSKVKRNPPLRRGRVSPRLLVPDHIPKPPYAESGVLPDISPDFQIPSPEGLVKMRAACELAARVLNFAGTLVKPSVTTNEIDKAVHDMIVEAGAYPSPLGYGGFPKSVCTSVNECMCHGIPDSRQLQSGDIINIDVTVYLDGYHGDTSRTFFCGEVDEGFKRLVKVTEECLEKGIAVCKDGASFKKIGKRISEHAEKYGYNVVERFVGHGVGPVFHSEPLIYHYRNDEPGHMVEGQTFTIVTSNKLLVVAIRRCRTDSNDWNHGMCNMARQLDYSNS, encoded by the exons ATGGCGTCTACAGTATTTCTATCCACTTTCTCGTCTGCTcacctctcttcttctttcgcCGGCGACTACGTAGCGTCGTCGAGGTGCTTTATCGGAGCTCCCGTCGCTTCCTCCTCTTCTCTATCGCTGCTCTCCG GTAAGAAGAACTCATATCCTTTTAGAAAGTTCCATGTCTCTGCCAAGAAAGTCTCTGGATTGGAAGAAGCCATTAGAATCAGAAG gatGAGAGAAGCTGAAGCTACTTCAAAGGTTAAGAGAAACCCACCGTTAAGACGAGGGAGAGTCTCACCTCGTCTTCTTGTCCCTGACCACATACCAAAGCCTCCTTACGCTGAGTCCGGCGTGTTACCTGATATCTCACCTGACTTCCAGATTCCTTCCCCTGAAGGCCTTGTCAAAATGAGAGCTGCTTGCGAGCTAGCTGCTCGGGTTCTAAACTTTGCAGGGACTTTGGTTAAA CCATCTGTTACGACTAATGAAATAGACAAAGCTGTGCATGATATGATTGTTGAAGCTGGTGCTTATCCTTCACCTCTTGGATACGGTGGTTTTCCTAAGAGTGTGTGTACTTCGGTTAACGAGTGTATGTGTCATGGGATACCTGATTCTCGCCAGCTTCAG AGTGGGGATATAATTAACATTGATGTTACGGTTTACTTGGAT GGTTACCATGGAGATACATCAAGAACTTTCTTCTGTGGAGAGGTTGACGAAGGTTTTAAACGACTTGTGAag GTTACGGAGGAATGCTTGGAGAAAGGTATAGCCGTGTGTAAAGATGGAGCAAGCTTCAAGAAAATAGGCAAGAGAATCAG TGAGCACGCAGAGAAGTACGGCTACAACGTCGTGGAGCGGTTTGTTGGGCATGGTGTTGGACCAGTGTTTCACTCTGAACCTCTCATTTATCATTACC GAAATGATGAGCCTGGACATATGGTTGAGGGACAAACTTTCACAATTG TAACTAGTAACAAGTTGTTGGTGGTTGCAATTCGGCGTTGCAGAACCGATTCTAACGATTGGAACCACGGAATGTGTAACATGGCCAGACAACTGGACTACTCTAACAGCTGA